Proteins from one Candidatus Desulfovibrio trichonymphae genomic window:
- a CDS encoding NAD(P)H-dependent flavin oxidoreductase — translation MSFPSLKIGDLTAQVPVIQGGMGVGISLSRLASAVANQGGIGVIAGAMIGMHEPDVAKNPQEANNRALQQEILKARALTTGIIGVNIMVALTTFSQMVRTAIENRADIIFAGAGMPTELPRHLLELCETKKQEFKTKLVPIVSSARAATILAKKWLARCNYLPDAFVVEGPKAGGHLGFKPENIQNFEHALENLVPQVLEAVKPFEDQKGRAVPVIAAGGVYTGADIRQFLDLGAAGVQMGTRFVATHECDADERFKQSYLTAKQEDVTIIKSPVGMPGRAILNEFITTARAGLTKPFKCIFHCVSTCQQEKTPYCIAQALINAMKGNLERGFAFCGANVFRVNKIISVRELMESLQREFDETVSSVSKGMHAMMNAGAKNKTPAER, via the coding sequence ATGTCCTTTCCATCACTGAAAATCGGTGATCTCACAGCGCAGGTGCCAGTTATCCAGGGAGGTATGGGCGTCGGCATATCCCTCTCCCGCCTCGCGTCGGCTGTCGCCAATCAGGGCGGTATAGGCGTCATCGCCGGCGCCATGATAGGCATGCATGAGCCGGACGTGGCAAAAAATCCCCAGGAAGCCAACAACCGCGCACTGCAGCAGGAAATCCTCAAAGCCAGGGCACTGACCACGGGCATTATCGGCGTCAACATCATGGTGGCGCTGACAACCTTCAGCCAGATGGTACGCACAGCCATAGAAAACAGGGCGGACATCATTTTTGCCGGCGCGGGCATGCCTACAGAATTGCCGCGTCACCTGCTGGAACTTTGCGAAACAAAGAAGCAGGAATTCAAGACAAAACTCGTGCCCATTGTCTCCTCAGCCAGAGCCGCCACCATTCTCGCAAAAAAATGGCTCGCCCGCTGCAATTATCTGCCGGACGCCTTTGTGGTGGAAGGGCCGAAGGCCGGAGGACACCTCGGCTTCAAACCTGAGAATATTCAAAATTTTGAACACGCGCTGGAAAATCTTGTGCCCCAGGTGCTGGAAGCCGTAAAACCCTTTGAGGATCAAAAAGGACGCGCCGTGCCTGTTATTGCCGCAGGCGGCGTGTATACAGGCGCGGACATCAGGCAGTTTCTGGATCTGGGGGCAGCCGGTGTGCAGATGGGCACGCGTTTTGTCGCCACGCATGAATGCGATGCGGACGAACGCTTCAAACAAAGCTATCTCACCGCAAAACAGGAAGACGTGACCATTATCAAAAGTCCGGTCGGCATGCCCGGCCGGGCCATCCTCAACGAATTCATCACGACCGCGCGCGCGGGACTGACAAAGCCTTTCAAATGCATTTTCCACTGCGTGAGCACCTGCCAACAGGAAAAAACGCCCTATTGTATCGCCCAGGCGCTCATCAACGCGATGAAGGGAAACTTGGAACGAGGTTTCGCCTTTTGCGGTGCCAATGTCTTTCGCGTGAATAAAATCATTTCCGTGCGCGAACTCATGGAGTCCCTGCAACGTGAATTTGACGAAACCGTCAGTTCTGTCAGCAAGGGCATGCACGCCATGATGAATGCCGGGGCAAAAAACAAAACCCCTGCAGAAAGGTAA
- the yjgA gene encoding ribosome biogenesis factor YjgA, whose amino-acid sequence MPRKQRFQRQDETVQNEGGNTKSSRSAHKRRSLALQNVGARLTRLDPEALRKLNLPPKLYEAVCRYADTRGHEARRRQIQYIGRLMRAVDEPTLHRLPGHVSESKIF is encoded by the coding sequence ATGCCGCGCAAGCAACGCTTCCAACGGCAGGATGAGACCGTGCAAAACGAGGGGGGAAACACCAAATCCAGCCGTTCTGCCCACAAACGCCGCAGTCTGGCCCTGCAAAATGTCGGAGCCCGACTGACCCGCCTTGACCCGGAGGCGCTCCGCAAACTGAATCTGCCGCCGAAACTGTATGAGGCCGTATGCCGATATGCCGACACGCGCGGCCATGAAGCCCGGCGACGACAAATACAGTACATCGGCCGCCTTATGCGCGCTGTTGACGAGCCGACGCTGCATCGTCTGCCGGGGCATGTATCCGAGTCAAAAATTTTTTGA
- a CDS encoding DHH family phosphoesterase, translating into MTNNEYTARIKHWRQSLDKTDRWCIIINADPDALACALTLQRIMLHRTHSVDIMRVNAVTRPDNLAMIRYLRIPVKVWQPEKASQYTHFAIVDSQPHHNKAFEEIPFSLIIDHHPSSPDAACVPAPADTFCFISPDLGAASTMLARFLHVLRIRPTARLATALLYGIRSDTATFERAGGDRDLRAWQWLSRYADNNLLRRIIRSEYLREWLPLFGLAFRSLTDCRSGAYAALNNVNSADLLVAVADFFTKVHGLRWIAVSGVVDRSVVVVVFRGDGGRDIGRLADACFHDIGKAGGHRNMGRAEFPFSAVPAGVKLSDFVLQRLQTRKLRRAGTALPQPVDG; encoded by the coding sequence ATGACGAACAACGAATACACTGCCCGCATAAAACACTGGCGGCAAAGTCTTGACAAGACGGATCGCTGGTGCATCATAATCAATGCCGATCCCGACGCGCTGGCCTGCGCCCTGACCCTGCAGCGCATCATGCTCCACCGCACGCACAGCGTTGACATCATGCGCGTCAATGCGGTGACTCGGCCGGACAATCTGGCGATGATCCGCTATCTGCGCATTCCGGTCAAAGTCTGGCAGCCGGAAAAGGCGTCACAGTACACACATTTTGCTATTGTGGATTCGCAGCCACACCACAACAAGGCTTTTGAAGAGATTCCCTTTTCCTTGATTATCGACCACCATCCTTCATCACCCGACGCAGCCTGCGTCCCCGCTCCGGCGGACACGTTCTGCTTTATCAGTCCGGACTTGGGCGCCGCCAGTACGATGCTGGCGCGTTTTCTCCACGTCCTGCGAATACGGCCTACTGCCCGCCTCGCCACGGCCCTGCTGTACGGCATCCGAAGCGACACGGCGACCTTTGAACGGGCCGGTGGAGACAGGGATCTGCGCGCTTGGCAATGGCTCTCGCGTTATGCGGACAACAACCTTCTGCGCAGGATCATCCGTAGCGAATATCTGCGTGAGTGGCTGCCGCTCTTTGGTCTCGCCTTCCGCTCGCTCACTGACTGCCGCAGCGGGGCATATGCCGCGCTGAACAATGTCAACAGCGCGGACCTGCTGGTGGCCGTGGCGGATTTTTTCACAAAGGTGCACGGCCTGCGCTGGATTGCCGTCAGCGGCGTCGTTGACAGGAGCGTAGTTGTAGTAGTCTTTCGCGGCGACGGCGGAAGAGACATAGGCCGCCTCGCCGACGCCTGCTTTCATGACATAGGCAAAGCGGGCGGTCACCGCAATATGGGGCGGGCGGAATTTCCGTTCTCTGCCGTGCCC
- a CDS encoding 4-hydroxybenzoate octaprenyltransferase, whose protein sequence is MNNSMRAPLGQFADICSMIKIEHSVFALPYAWAGAVLAARGLPPVQSLIFLTIAMAAVRSFAMAFNRLADLPLDRANPRTCKRPLVSGRISVRQTWAFCGVTALIFIASCAALNNLCLRLSAPALLFAAAYSLLKRFTSLCHFWLGATLGLAPLAGWISVTPGSMNLAPVLLFFAVTFWVAAFDIYYSFQDMDFDKAFGLYSVPSVYGTKTALAIAAFSHCMTAVFLSLAGAAAGLSWPWFCICAGIAVLLFTEHRLMNAEDLRHVNTAFFTLNGAISPVVLAGVILGILV, encoded by the coding sequence ATGAATAACAGCATGCGCGCCCCTCTCGGCCAGTTTGCCGACATTTGCAGCATGATAAAAATTGAACACTCCGTCTTTGCCCTGCCCTACGCCTGGGCCGGCGCCGTCTTGGCCGCGCGCGGCCTGCCCCCCGTACAAAGCCTGATTTTCCTCACCATCGCCATGGCAGCTGTGCGCTCCTTTGCCATGGCCTTCAATCGTCTTGCTGATCTGCCCCTTGACCGCGCCAACCCCCGCACGTGCAAACGCCCTCTTGTCTCCGGCCGCATCAGCGTGCGCCAAACCTGGGCTTTCTGCGGGGTCACGGCTCTCATTTTTATCGCCTCCTGCGCCGCCCTGAACAACCTTTGCCTCCGGCTCTCCGCGCCTGCCCTGCTTTTTGCGGCCGCCTACAGCTTGCTCAAGCGTTTTACATCACTTTGCCACTTCTGGCTCGGCGCAACCCTGGGGCTTGCGCCGCTTGCCGGGTGGATAAGCGTGACGCCGGGGAGCATGAATCTGGCGCCGGTGCTGCTCTTTTTTGCCGTCACGTTCTGGGTGGCGGCCTTTGACATCTATTACTCCTTTCAGGATATGGATTTTGACAAAGCCTTCGGCCTGTATTCCGTACCGTCTGTGTACGGCACCAAAACCGCTTTGGCCATTGCGGCCTTTTCTCATTGCATGACAGCCGTTTTTCTGTCGCTCGCGGGCGCCGCGGCCGGGCTTTCCTGGCCTTGGTTCTGCATCTGCGCCGGCATCGCCGTGCTGCTTTTTACAGAGCACCGGCTGATGAATGCCGAAGACCTGCGCCACGTCAACACGGCATTTTTTACCCTGAACGGCGCCATTTCGCCGGTTGTGCTCGCCGGCGTGATTCTGGGCATTCTCGTCTGA
- a CDS encoding insulinase family protein encodes MRTHGFRLLTEHCLKEAGGMARLWRHNATDALLLSITNTDENKCFGVSFRTPPSDSTGVAHILEHSVLCGSKKYPVREPFVELLKGSLQTFLNAFTFPDKTCYPVASTNLQDFYNLVDVYLDAVFHPRISKDIFRQEGWHIEAESPDGPWTFKGVVYNEMKGAYSSPDSVLAEQSQHALFPDTLYSLDSGGNPEHIPNLTYEAFYNFHRHYYHPCNARFFFWGDDPEEKRLRRISLELEGYAKKNADSAVPLQEHKALPRRIEKTYAAAEGEKRALFTVNWLLGERDDMDETLRMEMLEHILEGMPGSPLRKALIGSGLGEDTTGCGLETDLRQMYYSTGLKGVTIENVQKAEDLIFDTLRRLAEDGIAPSAVEAAVNSVEFAYRENNSGRFPRGLAAMIRSLSTWLYDGDPLTPLAWEKPLAAIKDCLAKGENIFERLLQEHFLNNTHRTTVVLTPDENLGNTREQQEKARLDAIYSQSDTQRRSAIVEQTRRLQQTQTETDSPEALATIPNLTPDDLPRENAPIPRRVTQGTHVFLSHELPTNGIAYISLLLPIRRLPDNLVPLLPVFVRSLTELGTARHDFTQFGELVAAKTGGVGANHLTGVTFGKRGIINYLSISGKTVYEKIPDLFQILQEILLEHLNDPAAATERLQQMLLEEKARLEYVLQTAGNATVSLRLRARFTGADALAERTCGLTYLNSVRYLLKQLKTRPETLLGDLETLRSLLLARAGAIFDCTAEGCGIARAENEARALLAALPEGEEGDSLPPQPMSLPEAEAFLAPVMINYVGKAANIYDQGYSYHGSASVILRYLRMGRLWEQVRVRGGAYGTSCGLDRLSGTLVCSSYRDPNVDQTLAAFDGMADFLRSVTPDAEQLSRAIVGAIGDMDAYLLPDAKGALSLLRWLTRDSDETRQQIREEMFAVTPRHFRAFADVLAEVAKKGAVCVLGGRQAKETAQTRGWTVQKLL; translated from the coding sequence ATGCGCACACACGGCTTCAGACTGCTTACGGAACACTGTCTCAAGGAAGCGGGCGGTATGGCACGTCTGTGGCGGCACAACGCCACAGACGCCCTGCTGCTTTCCATCACAAACACGGACGAAAACAAGTGCTTCGGTGTGAGCTTTCGCACACCGCCGTCGGATTCCACAGGTGTGGCGCACATTCTGGAGCACTCCGTGCTCTGCGGCTCAAAAAAATATCCGGTCAGGGAACCCTTTGTGGAACTGCTCAAAGGGTCACTGCAAACATTTTTAAACGCATTCACCTTTCCGGACAAAACCTGCTACCCTGTAGCCAGCACAAATCTGCAAGATTTTTATAACCTGGTCGACGTCTACCTTGACGCGGTGTTTCACCCCCGCATCAGCAAAGATATCTTCCGCCAGGAGGGCTGGCACATAGAGGCCGAAAGTCCCGACGGGCCTTGGACATTCAAAGGCGTTGTCTACAATGAAATGAAGGGTGCCTATTCCTCGCCTGATTCCGTGCTCGCCGAACAGAGCCAGCATGCCCTCTTTCCCGACACGCTGTACAGCCTGGATTCCGGCGGAAACCCGGAACATATCCCCAATCTCACCTATGAGGCTTTTTACAACTTTCACAGGCACTATTACCACCCGTGCAACGCCCGCTTTTTTTTCTGGGGCGACGACCCTGAAGAAAAACGCCTGCGGCGCATCAGTCTGGAACTGGAAGGCTATGCGAAAAAAAATGCGGATTCTGCCGTGCCCTTGCAGGAACACAAGGCGCTGCCCAGACGCATTGAAAAAACATACGCGGCTGCAGAAGGCGAAAAACGCGCCCTGTTTACCGTCAACTGGCTGCTCGGCGAACGGGACGACATGGATGAGACCCTGCGCATGGAAATGCTGGAACACATTCTTGAAGGCATGCCGGGTTCGCCCCTGCGCAAGGCGCTGATCGGCTCCGGCCTCGGGGAAGACACAACAGGCTGCGGTCTCGAAACAGACCTGCGGCAGATGTATTATTCCACCGGTCTCAAGGGCGTGACCATAGAAAACGTGCAAAAAGCCGAAGACCTGATCTTCGACACGCTTCGCCGCCTCGCGGAAGACGGCATTGCTCCCTCCGCCGTGGAGGCGGCGGTGAACAGCGTGGAATTCGCTTACAGGGAAAACAACTCCGGACGCTTCCCGCGCGGTCTTGCCGCCATGATACGGTCGCTCTCCACCTGGCTGTACGACGGCGACCCTCTAACCCCTCTGGCTTGGGAAAAACCGCTTGCCGCCATTAAGGACTGCCTCGCAAAAGGAGAAAATATCTTTGAAAGGCTTTTGCAGGAACACTTTTTGAACAACACGCATAGAACCACAGTTGTGCTGACCCCGGATGAAAATCTGGGGAACACGCGCGAACAGCAAGAAAAAGCCCGCCTTGACGCCATATATTCACAAAGCGACACGCAGCGACGCAGCGCAATTGTCGAACAAACCCGCCGCCTGCAGCAGACACAGACCGAAACGGACAGCCCTGAGGCGCTCGCGACCATCCCGAACCTCACGCCTGACGACCTGCCGCGCGAAAACGCTCCCATCCCCCGGCGAGTGACGCAAGGCACGCACGTTTTCCTGAGTCATGAACTGCCTACCAACGGCATTGCCTATATTTCTCTTTTACTGCCCATACGCCGTTTGCCCGACAACCTCGTCCCCCTGCTGCCTGTTTTTGTCCGCTCTCTCACAGAACTGGGAACAGCACGGCACGACTTTACGCAATTCGGCGAACTTGTGGCGGCAAAAACAGGCGGCGTAGGGGCGAATCATCTGACAGGCGTAACGTTTGGCAAGCGCGGCATCATAAATTATTTGAGCATATCCGGAAAGACGGTTTATGAAAAAATTCCGGATCTTTTTCAAATCCTCCAGGAAATCTTGCTGGAGCACTTGAACGACCCGGCAGCGGCGACGGAACGCCTGCAGCAGATGCTGCTGGAAGAGAAAGCCCGTTTGGAATACGTTCTGCAGACAGCCGGAAATGCGACTGTAAGCCTCAGGCTGCGCGCGCGCTTCACCGGCGCGGACGCTCTGGCCGAGCGCACATGCGGCCTCACATATCTTAATTCCGTGCGCTATCTGCTCAAGCAGCTTAAAACCCGGCCGGAAACGTTGCTCGGCGATTTGGAAACACTGCGCAGTCTGCTCCTCGCCCGCGCCGGGGCAATTTTTGACTGCACGGCCGAGGGCTGCGGCATCGCCCGCGCCGAAAACGAGGCGCGTGCCCTGCTGGCCGCCCTTCCCGAAGGAGAGGAAGGCGACAGCTTGCCGCCGCAGCCCATGAGCCTTCCGGAAGCCGAAGCCTTTCTGGCACCTGTCATGATCAACTATGTGGGCAAAGCCGCCAATATCTATGATCAGGGCTACAGCTATCACGGCTCGGCAAGTGTGATTCTGCGCTATTTGCGCATGGGCCGGCTTTGGGAGCAAGTGCGCGTGCGCGGCGGTGCCTACGGCACCTCCTGCGGGCTGGACCGCCTGAGCGGCACGCTTGTCTGTTCCTCCTACCGCGACCCCAATGTTGATCAGACTCTGGCCGCCTTTGACGGCATGGCCGATTTTCTGCGTAGCGTCACTCCTGACGCAGAACAACTCTCCCGCGCCATTGTCGGTGCCATCGGCGATATGGACGCATACTTGCTGCCCGACGCAAAAGGGGCTCTCTCTTTGCTCCGCTGGCTGACACGCGATTCTGACGAAACCCGACAGCAGATACGCGAAGAAATGTTCGCCGTCACGCCAAGGCACTTTCGGGCATTTGCCGACGTGCTGGCGGAAGTGGCAAAAAAAGGCGCTGTCTGCGTGCTTGGCGGTCGGCAGGCAAAAGAAACCGCACAGACGCGCGGATGGACAGTGCAAAAGCTTTTGTAG
- a CDS encoding MogA/MoaB family molybdenum cofactor biosynthesis protein, with translation MNLVLRLCPCAAGESLPLLRADVSCPVGLRAHRAVSPPHSLPFMPVGTQLVQSHESHDARFAVTGHIRLPSHSHALCCPLLTARADMPPGDECTLETRKDGRSLAWVTLSDKGFHGEREDKSGPAIAEMVAQILPLCHSQGFLLPDEPDMLRALLTDLALTEGYDLICTTGGTGLSPRDISPQVTAGVIDLPLPGLRHAMLAASLTVTPHAAISRAETGVLGQSIIINLPGSHIAVRENLAAVLPTLPHALDKLHSDPTDCGR, from the coding sequence ATGAACCTTGTCCTGCGCCTCTGCCCGTGCGCCGCAGGTGAAAGCCTGCCCCTGCTCCGTGCGGACGTTTCCTGCCCTGTCGGTCTGCGGGCTCACCGCGCAGTCAGTCCGCCGCACTCCCTGCCTTTTATGCCCGTGGGCACACAACTCGTCCAGAGCCACGAAAGCCATGACGCGCGTTTTGCCGTTACAGGCCATATACGTCTGCCCTCCCACTCCCACGCTCTGTGCTGTCCGCTGCTCACAGCGCGCGCAGATATGCCGCCGGGGGACGAATGCACCCTTGAAACGCGTAAAGATGGCCGCAGCCTGGCCTGGGTGACGCTTTCCGACAAGGGTTTTCACGGCGAGCGTGAGGACAAAAGCGGCCCGGCCATTGCCGAAATGGTTGCCCAAATCCTGCCGCTTTGCCACAGTCAGGGCTTTCTCCTGCCGGACGAGCCGGACATGCTGCGCGCCCTGCTCACGGATCTTGCGCTGACAGAAGGCTATGACCTCATCTGCACCACCGGCGGCACGGGTCTTTCCCCCCGCGACATTTCTCCACAGGTCACGGCCGGGGTTATTGACTTGCCCCTGCCCGGCCTGCGTCATGCCATGCTGGCCGCCAGTCTGACCGTCACGCCGCACGCGGCGATATCCCGCGCCGAGACGGGGGTGCTCGGGCAAAGCATCATCATCAATTTGCCCGGCAGCCATATAGCAGTACGCGAAAATCTGGCCGCCGTGCTGCCCACCCTGCCCCACGCGCTTGATAAATTGCACAGCGACCCCACTGACTGCGGAAGATAA
- a CDS encoding polysaccharide deacetylase family protein, giving the protein MNIADASTRQPDANAPPDKQPLFVIVSLDVEEEGLFSGRYAAAGCGVRNVALLPRLAPLTRELNFPLTLFCAYTVLADPETRATLAFMRDDLGAEIGAHLHHWSTHPLTAETRAGTCPPERTHRLERNLLRRRLRTLLVTGQELQSAPLTSFRMGRWDLKSQVRPLLAEAGITLDSSVCPLRAYPGGPDHFLAPADPYWAEDAPGLRLLEAPITQIALLPELARCWHAIARPPLLLDSFHFWGVASANPIWHSSRIMRLASRLHAARGGRVLHLFWHSSEMLPGASPNVPDQSATDALLQKIYRFLQWLKETFSVQGITAAQLYNLAPSLSFPERPTGKGDW; this is encoded by the coding sequence ATGAACATTGCCGACGCCAGCACACGCCAGCCCGACGCCAACGCCCCCCCGGACAAACAGCCGCTGTTCGTCATAGTGAGCCTTGACGTGGAAGAAGAGGGGCTTTTTTCAGGCCGCTATGCCGCGGCAGGTTGCGGCGTGCGCAATGTGGCGCTGCTGCCCCGCCTTGCCCCCCTGACGCGGGAGCTGAATTTTCCCCTGACGCTGTTCTGCGCCTATACGGTTTTAGCCGACCCCGAGACAAGGGCGACGCTGGCCTTTATGCGCGACGACTTGGGTGCGGAAATAGGCGCGCATCTGCACCACTGGAGCACCCATCCGCTGACGGCGGAGACACGCGCGGGCACATGCCCGCCGGAACGCACACACCGTCTTGAGCGCAATTTGCTGCGCCGACGCCTGCGCACACTGCTTGTCACCGGCCAAGAGCTGCAATCCGCGCCGCTGACAAGTTTTCGCATGGGCAGATGGGACTTGAAATCACAGGTGCGCCCCCTGCTGGCCGAGGCTGGCATAACGCTGGACAGTTCGGTCTGCCCGTTACGCGCCTATCCCGGCGGGCCGGATCACTTTCTCGCGCCCGCAGACCCCTACTGGGCCGAGGACGCGCCCGGCCTACGCCTGCTGGAAGCGCCCATAACCCAGATTGCGCTTTTGCCGGAGCTCGCGCGCTGCTGGCACGCCATTGCCCGCCCGCCACTGCTGCTGGATTCTTTTCATTTCTGGGGAGTCGCAAGCGCCAACCCTATCTGGCACTCAAGCCGCATCATGCGTCTCGCAAGCCGTCTGCATGCGGCCCGCGGCGGACGGGTGCTGCATCTGTTCTGGCATTCTTCGGAAATGCTGCCCGGCGCATCGCCCAACGTGCCGGATCAATCAGCTACAGACGCCCTGCTGCAAAAAATTTACCGTTTTCTCCAATGGCTGAAAGAAACGTTCTCCGTGCAGGGCATCACGGCCGCACAACTGTATAATCTTGCCCCGTCGCTCTCGTTCCCCGAACGCCCGACCGGAAAAGGAGACTGGTGA
- a CDS encoding alkaline phosphatase family protein, translated as MNRHLMIILLDGLRAATARRCFSYVRSLERAGAAGYVELTAELPPFSRPIYATLLSGHAPVLTGIVHNDDARLCPTPTIFHLAQKNGLVTAAAAYCWISELCNAAPFVAGQHRLTNDVTLPIAHGLFYSSDAYPDDELFHDAEWLRLQYQPHILLVHSMGIDHAGHMHGADSPAYRDAARNADALLARFLPHWLDAGYAALITSDHGMDNDRRHCDVTEQARRVPLWLVGQDWEERALPKTQTQIAGMVQQMFGIDSLLSGGEVRCTV; from the coding sequence ATGAACCGGCATCTCATGATTATACTGCTGGACGGGCTGCGCGCCGCAACAGCACGCCGTTGTTTCAGCTATGTACGCTCGCTTGAACGGGCCGGCGCCGCGGGCTATGTCGAACTCACAGCCGAGCTGCCGCCGTTCTCACGCCCGATCTATGCGACGCTGCTCAGCGGACACGCGCCGGTTTTAACCGGCATTGTCCACAATGACGACGCGCGCCTGTGCCCAACGCCCACCATTTTTCACCTGGCACAGAAAAACGGGCTTGTCACAGCGGCCGCGGCCTATTGCTGGATAAGCGAACTCTGCAACGCCGCTCCTTTTGTGGCCGGTCAGCACCGCCTGACAAACGACGTGACCCTGCCAATCGCGCACGGACTTTTTTACAGCAGCGACGCTTACCCAGATGATGAACTTTTTCACGATGCGGAATGGCTGCGCCTGCAATATCAGCCGCACATCCTTCTCGTGCATTCCATGGGCATTGACCATGCCGGGCACATGCACGGCGCGGATTCGCCCGCCTACCGTGATGCGGCGCGTAACGCGGACGCTCTGCTGGCCCGTTTTCTGCCGCACTGGCTTGATGCGGGCTATGCGGCGCTGATCACAAGCGACCACGGCATGGATAACGACCGCCGCCACTGCGACGTGACGGAACAAGCCCGCCGTGTTCCTCTCTGGCTTGTGGGCCAAGACTGGGAAGAACGCGCCCTGCCAAAAACACAAACGCAGATTGCCGGCATGGTGCAACAAATGTTTGGCATTGATTCATTGCTGTCCGGCGGAGAGGTCAGGTGTACTGTGTGA